One segment of Rhipicephalus sanguineus isolate Rsan-2018 chromosome 6, BIME_Rsan_1.4, whole genome shotgun sequence DNA contains the following:
- the LOC119396914 gene encoding nucleolar complex protein 3 homolog, which yields MNVRRKQWRKGRPGKRRRTADDGDEPAFEKVPRRSMANDRKNVRVLLPVKTRHGVVQKTEVLDRKDDSPLESDETDDGSASEEDLEEVPETPPVAEESPEDKTPRTAVKSLSDKYRQLQQVKQKIGSMASAIVEDPQDKVGHFKELIALLRDGAPGISHIVQRLAALTLLEVFKDVVPGYAITAPTAHGSGPKQKLKKETRALIGYEEALLRYYGQYVGCLRKILARHLKRLKSPQSALRLRLSTALAQVAARCVCGLLLAHPHFNLRGQLIELAVHCLGSSDDKMSLTACQALRQLYRQDRLGESTLDAVKRTRALLKARGLQVHPRVLEPFLSLRLREPKAADQGHNIDLKKVREGLRKMSRKEHRQHKRMRRLESQLRETEAEESDIRKDRLQGQILQQLLWTYAHVLKQVPQRPELKPLLRPVFKGLAQYAHLVNLDFLEDILDALGTLLNLLGSRDAPCCLQAAFALLSGQGQALTVDPQRFYVALFRCLLESPSASARTLLLCWRTMVVNRCRSLSVYRLKALCKRFATLCLNHAHSLGLTLSLGTLLRSEPRLQGLLEVADSQTIFRPMLGDPDHAGCAPLWELHVLRKHYDPSTAAIAKAVASSNRIPPTLTSLDPVRVAGKRFDPLVAFPARGPKANVKHGLNKDRVEKHKRRPTKGAVRNKDNK from the exons ATGAATGTGCGTAGAAAGCAGTGGCGTAAAGGTCGGCCGGGCAAGCGTCGGCGCACTGCGGATGACGGCGACGAGCCGGCTTTCGAGAAGGTCCCCCGCCGAAGCATGGCCAACGACAGGAAAAACGTGCGTGTGCTCCTTCCAGTTAAAACGAGACACGGTGTCGTGCAAAAGACTGAGGTCCTCGACAGAAAGGACGACTCACCTTTAGAATCCGACGAAACTGACGACGGATCTGCTTCGGAAGAAGACCTGGAAGAAGTGCCAGAGACGCCACCAGTCGCAGAAGAGTCGCCCGAGGACAAAACCCCTCGCACAGCAGTCAAGTCGCTGTCCGATAAGTATCGGCAGCTACAGCAAGTAAAGCAGAAGATTGGCTCTATGGCCAGTGCCATTGTAGAAGACCCACAAGATAAAGTGGGTCATTTCAAGGAGCTCATCGCCTTACTTCGCGACGGAGCGCCGGGCATTTCCCACATTGTGCAAAGGCTGGCAGCGCTTACGCTGCTGGAAGTCTTCAAGGATGTCGTGCCGGGCTACGCCATCACGGCACCAACTGCGCACGGTAGCGGACCGAAGCAGAAACTGAAGAAAGAGACAAGAGCCTTGATAGGTTACGAGGAGGCCTTGCTGCGCTATTACGGCCAGTACGTTGGCTGCTTGCGGAAGATATTGGCGCGACATCTGAAAAGGCTCAAGTCTCCCCAAAGCGCTCTGCGTCTCCGCCTTTCAACGGCACTGGCCCAGGTAGCGGCTCGCTGCGTGTGCGGTCTGCTGTTGGCGCACCCCCACTTCAATCTTCGTGGACAACTTATCGAATTGGCCGTCCATTGCCTGGGCAGTTCCGACGACAAGATGTCGCTGACTGCGTGTCAGGCTCTTCGCCAGTTGTACCGCCAGGACCGGCTGGGAGAGAGCACGCTGGATGCTGTCAAACGTACCAGAGCACTCTTAAAGGCCAGGGGTCTTCAG GTGCACCCCCGTGTCCTCGAGCCATTCCTGTCTCTGCGTTTACGAGAGCCCAAGGCAGCAGACCAGGGCCACAACATCGATCTGAAGAAAGTGCGCGAAGGTCTGCGAAAAATGTCACGCAAGGAGCACcgacagcacaagcgcatgcgtcGTCTGGAGTCTCAGCTTCGCGAGACTGAGGCAGAGGAAAGCGACATCCGTAAGGATCGCCTCCAGGGACAGATACTGCAGCAGCTGCTTTGGACATATGCCCACGTTCTGAAACAGGTGCCTCAGAGGCCTGAATTAAAGCCCTTGCTTCGCCCGGTGTTCAAAGGTCTCGCCCAGTACGCACACCTGGTCAACCTTGACTTCCTGGAGGACATTCTGGATGCACTAGGCACCTTGCTGAACTTGCTAGGCTCCCGGGATGCTCCATGCTGCTTACAGGCGGCATTTGCACTCCTGTCGGGCCAAGGCCAAGCCCTCACAGTTGACCCCCAGCGATTCTATGTAGCACTGTTCAGGTGTTTATTGGAAAGCCCCTCCGCGAGTGCTCGGACGTTGTTGCTTTGCTGGCGGACGATGGTCGTGAACCGCTGCCGAAGTCTGTCGGTGTACCGGCTCAAGGCACTGTGCAAACGGTTTGCCACGCTGTGTCTAAATCACGCTCACTCACTTGGCCTAACCCTATCGCTCGGCACACTGCTCAGAAGCGAACCCCGATTGCAGGGACTCTTGGAGGTAGCGGACTCACAAACAATCTTTCGCCCCATGCTCGGAGACCCCGACCACGCTGGCTGTGCTCCACTTTGGGAGCTGCACGTGCTGAGAAAGCATTACGACCCCTCGACGGCTGCAATTGCCAAGGCAGTTGCATCGTCTAATCGAATTCCACCGACACTTACCAGCCTCGATCCTGTCCGTGTGGCAGGCAAGCGCTTTGATCCGCTTGTGGCATTCCCCGCACGTGGGCCAAAGGCTAACGTAAAGCATGGACTTAATAAAGACAGGGTCGAGAAACACAAACGAAGGCCCACTAAAGGTGCTGTGCGCAACAAAGACAATAAATAA